The Thermoplasma sp. Kam2015 sequence GTGAAGGTCTCTTATCGAAAGCATATTGAGTCATATTCACTGCTTATTTCAATGGTCTTTTTGGTACAAAATCTGTACTGAAAACCCGATGCTTCGAATTCTATCTCTTCTCCTCGAAGTATCTCTTAATTATGTCGAAATAATGGTTTATCTCCTTCATGCCGGCCTCTGTTATCCTGACTATAGCCCTTGGCCTGGCTCTTGTGAACTCTGTCTTTACCGTTATGAGGCCATGCTTCTCCAGAACCTGCAGATGCATGTAGAGCGATGATTTGGCCAGCCCAGTTGATCTCAGCAGATCGGTGAATGTGGATTTACCGACGCCGAAGAGCGCGATCAGTATGCCTATCCTGGCTCCGCTAGAAAGTATGGGATCGTTGGCAAGGTCCTCTATACCCTGATCTTCCGTCATGAAGCCGACTCTCCTATCTTCTTCAGATCGATGAACGTACCTATGCCAGCCACAAGCCAGGTGACCGAGAATATGAAGTAGAGGTATGGAAATACGAATTCACCCAGTAAGAATCCCGTTATAAAGCCGGCGATGGCGATCCAGTCCCAG is a genomic window containing:
- a CDS encoding transcriptional regulator, whose translation is MTEDQGIEDLANDPILSSGARIGILIALFGVGKSTFTDLLRSTGLAKSSLYMHLQVLEKHGLITVKTEFTRARPRAIVRITEAGMKEINHYFDIIKRYFEEKR